In Bifidobacterium adolescentis ATCC 15703, the sequence GGCAATTGGCCGATATCCAGGCGGCATTGCGTTGGATCGCAGCCCATATGGCCGATTATCCGGTCAATCCGAACGCGGTGTTCCTCACCGGCGATTCCGCAGGTGGCGCGTTGACGCTACTGACCTTGGCCATTGAAAACAATGCGGAAGCCGCGGCTGCGTTTGGCGTCGACAAGCCGTCCGGCATCCGATTCGCGGGTGCCGCTCCGGTGTGCGGCGCGTACAGTTCGGCGTCGTTGGAGACCATGGGCCGCAAGCTGACGGTCGGGTATGACCCGAACCGCCGTATCGGTCTTGAGCAGATGTTGGGCGTCGATTTCTTTGCGGGGCTCGAAGCCGCTGATCCGAAGTTCCTCACCGCTGAGGGTCTGGCGTTCAACGTCGATCTTCCACCCTTGCTCATCATCACCTGCGGCGACGATTTCCTTGAAGCCGACAATCTGGCGTTGGCCGCCGCCTTGTCGCGCAAAGGCGCCGATTTTGAATTGTTCGACCCGAAGCCGCGCCGCCATGAGACGTTGGGGCATGTGTTCGTCATCGGCATGCCATGGCTTGAGGAAAGCCGGGAATGCCTTGATCGAATCCGCCGCTTCTCATACGAACGCTGTTGAATAACGTGAATGGGGTGAATACTCCTTCGGAGTGCCCGCCCCATTCAATGGCCGTCGATGCCGCGACGCCGTATCAGCGGCGGACCATTTCCTCTTCGATCTGTTCGAGCGACTTGCCCTTGGTCTCAGGCACGAAACGCAGCACGAACGGGATGGACAGCGCGGAGAACACGCCAAAGATGGTGAACGGGCCGCCGACGTTGTTGCCGAACATGGCCAGCAGCATGAGGAAGAACTGGGAGACCACGAAATTGCCCAGCCAGTTGGCAGCAGAACCGAAGGAGCTGCCGATGCCGCGCACGCTCAACGGGAAGATCTCGCCGATGAGCACCCATGCGATCGGACCCCACGACAGCGCGAAGCCGAGGATATAGCAGGCGATCAGCACCATGGTCGGCACGGCCAGCGTGGCCACATCGCCGGTGAAGTTAAGCACGGCCAGCACCGCGAGGGCGATGGTCATCGTCACCGATCCGAAGATCAGCAGCTTCTTGCGGGGGAATTTGTCCATGATAAGCGTGGCCGCGATAGTGGCCACGAAGTTGACCACGCCAATGCCGACCGACACCCAGATGGCATGGTTTTCGGGGAATCCGAAGCCTTTGATGAACACCTGCGGCAGGAAATAGATCACGGAGTTGATGCCGACGAGCTGCTGGAACAGCATGATGCCGATCGCGGCGACGAGCGCAGGACGGGCGATGCGGAACAGCTCGCGGACACCGCCCTTGGTGTTCTGCGCGGCGACGGCCTTGATCTCGTCGAGCTCGAGCTGCACCTGCGTCTGATCGACGTCCTTGCGAATAAGGGTAAGTACTTTGAACGCCTCACGATCCCTGCCTCGACTCACCAGATATCGCGGCGATTCCGGCAGCAGCAGGCCGCCGATCAGCAGCAGGGCCGCCGGCACGAGCGCCGACCCCAGCATCCACCGCCAATCGCGGATGCCGGCGATATTGTGGCCGAGGAAGCCGAGATTGGACGCGTATGCCAGCAGGATGCCGAAAGTGATCATCAGCTGGAATAGCGTGGACAGCGATCCACGACGTTCCTTCGGCGCAAGCTCGGCAAGATATGCCGGAGTCAGCGAGGAGGCCGCGCCGACGGCGAGACCGAGGATGATGCGGGCCACGACCATCATCAGGAATCCCGTGGATCCCGCGCACATGCCCGAACCGAGCAGGAACAGTATCGCCGCCAGAATCAGCAGCTTCTTGCGGCCGAAACGATCGGACAGCGCGCCGATGGACAGGGCTCCCGCGCAGGAACCGATCAACACGGATGATGTGATGAACCCGGTCTGAGCCACGGACAGGCCGAAATCGGATTCGATGAGAGGCGAGGCTCCGGAGATGATGCCGGTGTCGAAGCCGAACAGCATGCCTCCCAGCGCACCGAACGTGAAGATGAACGCGCTGTTGAGCGGGAAACGTGTGGAAACGCCACGCCCCACCTCCCGCTCGACGGCGTCGATCGTCGCGCCGACCTCATGGATGCCGGCTTCCACCGCACCTTCGGCGTCGTGTACTGGATTGGACGTCTGCACCGCAGTCATGATTTCACCTTCCATTCCCATCGATCCTCATCGATATGAGATGCAGCAATCGCAGCAAACAAAAAAGACCTGGAACGACGTATAGTGACGTCGTTCCAGGTCTTGCCTCGCATTGAGTAGCAACCCTGCCGCGCTTGTATGCTGCGTATATTGCATTCAAGTGTAG encodes:
- a CDS encoding sugar porter family MFS transporter — encoded protein: MGMEGEIMTAVQTSNPVHDAEGAVEAGIHEVGATIDAVEREVGRGVSTRFPLNSAFIFTFGALGGMLFGFDTGIISGASPLIESDFGLSVAQTGFITSSVLIGSCAGALSIGALSDRFGRKKLLILAAILFLLGSGMCAGSTGFLMMVVARIILGLAVGAASSLTPAYLAELAPKERRGSLSTLFQLMITFGILLAYASNLGFLGHNIAGIRDWRWMLGSALVPAALLLIGGLLLPESPRYLVSRGRDREAFKVLTLIRKDVDQTQVQLELDEIKAVAAQNTKGGVRELFRIARPALVAAIGIMLFQQLVGINSVIYFLPQVFIKGFGFPENHAIWVSVGIGVVNFVATIAATLIMDKFPRKKLLIFGSVTMTIALAVLAVLNFTGDVATLAVPTMVLIACYILGFALSWGPIAWVLIGEIFPLSVRGIGSSFGSAANWLGNFVVSQFFLMLLAMFGNNVGGPFTIFGVFSALSIPFVLRFVPETKGKSLEQIEEEMVRR
- a CDS encoding alpha/beta hydrolase — protein: MTDLEHIRAKFAAEYGLSEDMLRNAERWTETTGDLEGVPENLLPGILGMRFGAITIDTPRSERWSTPEDIDVIADLAYLPDGGYDTAAGACRGHLLDLYLPHDAVLRGGHTLPVYIDIHGGGFTYGYKELNRNFNVHLAEQGFAVFSLNYRPAPQTDLRGQLADIQAALRWIAAHMADYPVNPNAVFLTGDSAGGALTLLTLAIENNAEAAAAFGVDKPSGIRFAGAAPVCGAYSSASLETMGRKLTVGYDPNRRIGLEQMLGVDFFAGLEAADPKFLTAEGLAFNVDLPPLLIITCGDDFLEADNLALAAALSRKGADFELFDPKPRRHETLGHVFVIGMPWLEESRECLDRIRRFSYERC